The stretch of DNA CATACTAACATCACTAAACATGTAAGTAGCGTAATCATCAGGTGCTTGATGATGATCAATCATAATTTTTAAGGCATTACTTTTAGCTAATACAGTTTCCATATTACCAGTTCTATGAAAAGCATTAAAATCTAAGGTAAATATAATATCTGCGGCTTCAATTAATGCATCACATTTTTTAGTCTGAGAATCATGTTTTAATATGATGTCATTACCTGGAATCCATTTCAGAAAAGTAGGATAATCATTAGGTACTATAACATTTACCTGGTGATTGCCTTTTATAAGATAATGATAAAGCCCAAGTGTAGAGCCAATGGCATCGCCATCTGGATTTTTATGGGGTACGATTACAATCTTTTTTTTAGAAGACAATAGCCGTTTTATACTTATAATATCTTGTTTATTCATAGTTGACGAAGATACAATTTTTTTTAACCTGAATGATGCTTTAAAAGGATGTTGTAAAGCTTAAAACTATAATAAAATATTGGCTTTTTATAAGTTTCAGTATGGTATCTGAGAGGCTTGTCCTCACGGAAGTGAGAAATTAAACTTAAAAAAAGTAAAGCGATATATTTTGCAATAATTTTAAGATAAGAATAGGTTTTTTAATGCGTTATACTAGTTTATGATTTAATGGTTGTTTTTAATTAGAAATACATTACTTTTGCTGCAAAATTAAAACAATAAAATGGCAACAAATAGAACATTTACAATGCTTAAGCCAGATGCTGTTGAAAAGGGACACATTGGCGCAATATTAGAAAAAATTTCAGCTTCAGGATTTAGAATCGTAGCAATGAAATTAACACAAATGACAAAAGCTGACGCTGAAGCATTTTATGCTATACATAATGAACGTCCATTTTTTGGGGAATTAGTCGAATATATGACTCGCGGTCCTATTGTTGCAGCTATTTTAGAAAAAGACAATGCTGTTGAAGACTTTAGAACTTTAATAGGGGCAACTAACCCTGCTGATGCTGCCGAAGGAACTATTCGTAAACTTTATGCAGCTTCTATTGGTGAAAATGCAGTACATGGAAGTGATAGTGATGATAATGCGGCTATAGA from Flavivirga spongiicola encodes:
- a CDS encoding nucleoside-diphosphate kinase gives rise to the protein MATNRTFTMLKPDAVEKGHIGAILEKISASGFRIVAMKLTQMTKADAEAFYAIHNERPFFGELVEYMTRGPIVAAILEKDNAVEDFRTLIGATNPADAAEGTIRKLYAASIGENAVHGSDSDDNAAIEGAFHFSGREMF